A single Ignavibacteriales bacterium DNA region contains:
- a CDS encoding NAD-dependent deacylase — protein MTELNPVFLDKLGSARKITFFTGAGMSAESGIPTFRGEDGIWKKFRPEELANFKAFVRSPEMVWEWYQHRRQIITECLPHPGHHAIKDLESKFSVTVITQNIDDLHNRAGSSRVIELHGNILKNYCLSCKKRYDHPAELHIEGTPRCTCGGLIRPDVVWFGENLPEGVFERAEDEVISSDILFSVGTSSIVYPAASLPHTAIKRGVYVVEINPVETEFTEYADLFLKGKAGEILPQIVKALS, from the coding sequence ATGACTGAACTGAATCCGGTCTTTCTTGATAAACTTGGCTCCGCCAGAAAAATCACCTTCTTTACCGGCGCGGGCATGTCCGCCGAGAGCGGCATACCAACCTTCCGCGGTGAAGACGGCATCTGGAAGAAATTCCGCCCGGAGGAGCTTGCCAATTTCAAAGCGTTCGTCCGCTCCCCTGAAATGGTGTGGGAGTGGTATCAGCACCGCCGGCAGATTATCACCGAGTGCCTTCCGCATCCGGGGCATCATGCCATTAAAGACCTGGAATCAAAGTTCAGCGTAACCGTTATTACCCAGAATATTGACGATCTTCATAACCGTGCAGGTTCATCCCGCGTGATTGAACTGCACGGTAATATATTAAAGAACTACTGCCTCTCCTGCAAGAAGCGCTATGATCATCCGGCTGAACTCCACATTGAAGGAACTCCCCGCTGTACCTGCGGAGGGCTTATCAGGCCTGACGTGGTATGGTTCGGCGAGAATCTTCCGGAAGGAGTATTTGAACGAGCGGAAGATGAAGTAATCAGTTCAGATATACTCTTCTCCGTCGGGACCTCATCCATCGTATATCCCGCGGCATCACTGCCGCACACAGCAATAAAAAGAGGAGTATATGTGGTGGAAATCAATCCGGTTGAAACGGAGTTCACTGAATATGCTGATCTTTTCCTCAAAGGCAAAGCGGGAGAAATCCTTCCGCAAATTGTAAAAGCACTCTCCTGA
- the radA gene encoding DNA repair protein RadA gives MKKQKIKFVCSSCGYESLRWFGKCPECSGWNTMVEEIAEDKKNSRSASPSKDFSLYTLKHISADEKERYTTGLGEFDRVLGGGLVPGSVVLIGGDPGIGKSTLVLQAASGIAGKVMYISGEESLRQIKLRADRINVRSENIVLASETELNNILHAVQKEEPVVLIVDSIQTTYDSRLENSPGTVTQIRECTAGILDDAKKKGFAVLLIGHVTKEGYIAGPKLLEHVVDAVIQFEPETGGNYRVLRAIKNRFGSTNELGIFEMSENGLREVLNPSEVFLSERSGEVSGSVVTAAVEGTRPILIEVQALVTPSNFGNPQRISTGFDQRRLSILLAVLERRAGVRVSSHNVFLKIAGGVTIEEPAVDLAVCAAVWSSVTDQPVNKGILLLGEVGLGGEVRGINYADKRISEAEKLGFEKIVLPSKNYSAASSKSARLIPAESLSSALQTL, from the coding sequence TTGAAAAAGCAGAAAATAAAATTCGTCTGCTCATCATGCGGTTATGAGTCGCTTCGCTGGTTTGGGAAATGCCCTGAGTGCTCCGGCTGGAATACTATGGTCGAAGAAATCGCGGAAGACAAAAAAAATTCACGCTCAGCCTCTCCGTCAAAAGATTTTTCCTTATATACCTTAAAGCATATATCCGCTGATGAAAAAGAACGATATACCACAGGCCTCGGTGAGTTTGACCGCGTGCTTGGCGGCGGGCTGGTCCCCGGCTCAGTTGTTCTGATAGGCGGAGACCCAGGCATCGGAAAATCAACACTCGTGCTTCAGGCCGCTTCCGGCATTGCAGGAAAAGTGATGTATATATCAGGAGAGGAGTCACTCCGGCAGATAAAGCTCCGTGCCGACCGGATTAATGTGCGCTCGGAAAATATCGTCCTGGCATCTGAAACAGAGCTTAACAATATCCTTCATGCCGTTCAGAAGGAAGAACCTGTAGTACTGATTGTAGATTCAATACAAACCACGTACGACTCCCGCCTTGAAAACTCCCCCGGCACCGTAACGCAAATCCGTGAATGCACGGCCGGCATTCTTGATGATGCAAAGAAAAAAGGATTTGCCGTACTGCTGATTGGCCATGTGACCAAAGAAGGATATATAGCCGGGCCAAAACTGCTCGAGCACGTGGTTGATGCAGTCATCCAGTTTGAACCTGAAACCGGCGGCAACTATCGTGTCCTGCGTGCAATCAAGAACCGTTTCGGCTCCACAAACGAACTTGGTATTTTTGAAATGTCAGAAAATGGCTTGCGGGAAGTCCTTAACCCAAGCGAAGTATTTCTTTCTGAAAGAAGCGGAGAAGTATCCGGCTCAGTGGTAACTGCGGCCGTTGAGGGTACGCGCCCAATACTTATAGAAGTACAGGCATTGGTTACCCCATCCAACTTTGGAAATCCTCAGCGGATCAGCACCGGCTTTGATCAGCGCCGGCTTTCAATTCTTCTGGCTGTACTTGAACGCAGGGCCGGAGTACGGGTCTCCAGCCACAATGTCTTTCTTAAAATAGCAGGGGGAGTTACAATCGAGGAGCCGGCAGTTGATCTTGCTGTCTGTGCCGCCGTCTGGTCAAGCGTTACCGACCAGCCGGTGAATAAGGGGATACTGCTGCTGGGTGAAGTTGGACTCGGGGGTGAAGTACGGGGTATTAATTACGCTGACAAACGAATCTCTGAAGCAGAGAAACTGGGGTTTGAGAAGATTGTATTACCCTCAAAAAACTATTCTGCCGCCTCCTCAAAATCAGCCCGTCTGATTCCGGCAGAAAGTCTTTCCTCGGCGCTGCAGACCCTCTGA